One Fundulus heteroclitus isolate FHET01 chromosome 11, MU-UCD_Fhet_4.1, whole genome shotgun sequence DNA segment encodes these proteins:
- the ube2b gene encoding ubiquitin-conjugating enzyme E2 B → MSTPARRRLMRDFKRLQEDPPTGVSGAPSENNIMLWNAVIFGPVGTPFEDGTFKLLIEFSEEYPNKPPTVRFVSKMFHPNVYADGSICLDILQNRWSPTYDVSSILTSIQSLLDEPNPNSPANSQAAQLYQENKREYEKRVTAIVEQSWVDG, encoded by the exons ACTTCAGGAAGATCCTCCCACTGGTGTGAGCGGAGCGCCGTCCGAGAACAACATCATGCTTTGGAACGCTGTTATTTTTGG GCCTGTGGGAACACCATTTGAAGATG GAACATTTAAGCTGCTGATAGAGTTTTCGGAGGAGTATCCAAACAAGCCCCCCACAGTTCGGTTTGTCTCCAAAATGTTTCATCCAAATG TTTACGCCGATGGCAGTATATGTTTAGACATTCTTCAGAATCGCTGGAGCCCTACATATGACGTGTCGTCCATTCTCACCTCCATCCAG TCGTTGCTTGATGAGCCAAACCCCAACAGCCCTGCCAACAGCCAGGCGGCACAGCTCTACCAGGAAAACAAGAGGGAGTACGAAAAGAGGGTAACGGCCATTGTGGAGCAGAGCTGGGTAGATGGCTGA
- the cdkn2aipnl gene encoding CDKN2AIP N-terminal-like protein, protein MSSVDVQDFIQQNRAVANQVETFRGYWESEKHWEARREFILRNMNDFKEEQLDHLLSLSMVWANNVFMGCRYSTELLERVREMAEGIVVEDAPIFKTRDEIMKSQQGR, encoded by the exons ATGTCTTCCGTGGACGTGCAGGATTTTATTCAACAGAACCGGGCTGTTGCCAATCAGGTGGAGACGTTTCGGGGTTACTGGGAGAGCGAGAAGCACTGGGAGGCGCGGAGGGAGTTCATCCTGAGGAACATGAACGACTTTAAAGAGGAGCAGCTCGACCATCTGCTGTCTTTGTCCATGGTGTGGGCCAACAACGTCTTCATGGGCTGTCG TTACAGCACAGAGCTCCTGGAACGGGTGAGGGAAATGGCCGAGGGGATCGTGGTGGAGGACGCGCCGATTTTCAAGACGAGAGATGAAATTATGAAAAGCCAGCAG GGCCGATGA